The sequence below is a genomic window from Fusibacter sp. A1.
ATAACGGTGCCGTAGAGTAATGAGTGACACTGACATACGGTATGTGGGTGAACGGCACGAGTTATTTTTCAAAGCCTTGAAAACACAAGTTTAAAATTATTTGCTCGACTAAGTATTGACCGTTCATCTACAACAAATCCATCTGTCGTAAGTTCAGTTAACGTCGCATATTTATAAAGTTCTTGAGCGTCTAGATCATAATGCTTCAAAAAATTTCTAACCGTTAAGTCCAGTCCCGAATTAGATCTAAAAGCAAGTGCCATTTGCTTAAGCTTTCTTGTATTCGTCATACCTTCTTTGATATTTCTTAGCACATATTCTTTAGCGTACCGTTCAAGTTGAATAAAACAGTTTCTTGGTACCGACGAAAAGCCATGCTCAATCTCATCGTTAATAGAATGGTTCGTTCTACCGACTAGCTTTTGAAACTTCATGCGGTAGTCATACTCCTTATGCGCTTGACCAATAAAGTCTAATACCGTTAAAACTTCTTTGCCTTCATCCAGTCTAAGTCCACGACCAAGCTGTTGTATAAACACAGTAGCAGATTCAGTTGGTCTTAAAAAGAGCACGGTATTCACAAATGGTAAATCCACACCTTCGTTGTATAAATCTACAACAAAAATAAACTTGATTTCTCCTAATTTTAAACGCTTTTGAATCGTACTTCTTTGTTCTTTACTAGAATTCGCATCCAATGATTCACAGGCAATCCCCGCTTTATTAAACACATCCGCCATATGCTTGGCATGATTCTGATCAACACAGAACCTAATGCCCTTAACAGTGCTTATATCACTCACATATTTATCAACTGCATTCAGTATGGCTCTGTTTCTAGCATGGTCTGCAATATACGTCACACTCAAATCACGAGTAACATATCGCCCAGATTCCCACTTAACATCGTTGATGTTAGAAGTATCCGTCACCCCAAAATAGTGAAAAGGACAAAGCAGATTCTGTTCAATCGCTTGAGCTAACCTAATTTCATAAGCGATTCGGTCATTAAAATCAGCAAGTATTGACTTACCATCCATACGTTCTGGTGTTGCCGTTAAGCCAAGTAAAATCATAGGTTTAAAATAATTGGTAATCCTCTGATAAGAATCCGCTGTACCATGGTGCGTTTCATCCAAAACA
It includes:
- a CDS encoding DEAD/DEAH box helicase translates to MKVSEYTSFDIIQKFRYTFDTYWNMSEFVTFDGTDVEDVKRLSRALSCEGYTSTTEASFFDLKAFTYQQEILDALQIEREVHGSYKNLVVAATGTGKTMVAAFDFKQFYKLNPNARLLFLAHRKEILEQSIASFRGVLRDANFGELWVGGLTPSINDHVFASIQTLNSSGNYKGLNVDHFDYIVLDETHHGTADSYQRITNYFKPMILLGLTATPERMDGKSILADFNDRIAYEIRLAQAIEQNLLCPFHYFGVTDTSNINDVKWESGRYVTRDLSVTYIADHARNRAILNAVDKYVSDISTVKGIRFCVDQNHAKHMADVFNKAGIACESLDANSSKEQRSTIQKRLKLGEIKFIFVVDLYNEGVDLPFVNTVLFLRPTESATVFIQQLGRGLRLDEGKEVLTVLDFIGQAHKEYDYRMKFQKLVGRTNHSINDEIEHGFSSVPRNCFIQLERYAKEYVLRNIKEGMTNTRKLKQMALAFRSNSGLDLTVRNFLKHYDLDAQELYKYATLTELTTDGFVVDERSILSRANNFKLVFSRL